ATCTCGCTCTCCAGCCCATACAGAGCAATAGCAGCCAGCAGAGGCCCAATCACCACGAGAAAAGCGGCTGCCCGCAGGCCCTTCCTTTCTCCCAACATTACTTCTCGCTTCCTTTGCTGCTTCTGCTGATGTAGAAGAATGGCGATAACGACAATGATTGATGACTGTAATTCGGAGTCTTGCACTAAATTTAGAACGAAGAGAAACTCAGGCTGAAGAAGCGACACCCAAACACTTTTTTATACTGTCAGCCGCTTCTGTTTCTCTCTCCACAGACCCGATCCGAAACGTTTCGAAATCATACAAATAATCCAAATTCGAGCGCGTGTGGATATTGGATCTCAAGATAGCTGGATCCAGACGTCTTCTTAGAAAATCAGATTCTGGTTCTGATCCAATTTGCTCAACATCATATTGGACCTGACATCAGATGAGTCCAACTCATTTCCATCTCTACTTGTAAAGAAAGGGCGTAACTAAGCCAATTGGAGCCATGTGGATCTGCACCTCGTCAGTTATGTGGAACTGCTAGTTATAGGTCTTATAATGTAATATCAtgctttgaaaagtttagtctcattTTTAAGATCGTGATGgttgttttgattcttttaacttttttaagaTTGAAACTGAAGCTTCTAGGGTGTAGTACTAGAATCCATTAAACCAGGAGACCGAGCCCACTATAGTAATGAGCTAGGTTTCTACGGTGATATTAGGAGACCGAGCTCATTATAGTAATGAGCTAGGTTTCTAAGGTGATATTAGAGTATGTTCTACACTCAAGTTTGGATATATGTGTCATAGTAGACTGCGTTGTAATGTttcactttgaaaagtttagtcttaTATCTAAAAAACTGTGATAAATGTTTAGGAACTTACAAAGaaagttgttaagtgattggttgtcctgtttttttaacttttttatgaCCGCAAAACTGAGGGTCCAAGCCTCCGTAGAAGTTCATGGGTTGTTACTCGTAAGAATTGAGTTTGATATACACATGTAGCATATTTGAGATTTGAGTAGATTGGAtctagttttgtttttttaatctcaGATCGGTTCCAGTTAATCCTCAAACATGAACCCCAAAATTCACACCCCTACTGACATAAACCAGATCTAATGCATACCCGATTCTAATGTGAGACGTTGCATCGAAAAAATCCGGATTTTTTTCACAACCGATCTGGCACCAGATCACATAATACCGGAACCAATGGTACTGCTGAATTTTTAATTGGATTACCTTCTTCAAAATGAAACCCGTATATTTATCGGGTCAAACCCGACCAAAGAGAGATCCATGTCATAAAGGCGTAGTGTCCATATTGGAGAGTTAGGTGGTGGTTAGGAGGACCCAGTCCATGAAATTATGGTTGAAAGTTGGATCCACTCTGACTTTATTCACTGGATATTAAAATGATTCGTAATTGGTCCCAATCATTGATAGCGTTTTCAATCAGTCGATCGCAGCAAGGTTTATTAAAATAGTAAATACGATCCAATTACAATTCATATATGGATCCCATATGCAGTTTTGCTTCTGAATCCTAAACCAGTCCACATCTAAATGCTGGATAATTAGTCCAACCCGTTTAAACTCTCAACTAGCTGGGTCTTACCGATTACCGAtcaccaaaatccaaattcaattagtCTGGTTTGCTAAAGCTTATCTGGATTTGTAATCAGCAATCCAAATTATTGACTTGATCTGGCCCAAGACTAGGTTCTCcgtccttttctctctctctctctctctctctctctagcttattaaatttgcaaatCTATATGATTGACTTGATCATAAACTGCAGAATTTAACGTTAAGATAGCTGAAGTTGACCTGCCAACTGGAGCTACTAATGTTTATGGCCCAATTGTTCACTCAAGGGTCCTTGTCGATCAGACCCACCTATTTATCAAGATAGTGTGTCAAGTTGGACTGACTCGGGCTCGGGCTTTACCAATAAATGAGCACCGCGCTAGGCCAGAAGTGAGAACCCTCTTTCTCAATCATGGCCTAGAATGGAAGCACTGTCAATTCATGTGTCATGCGGAGCTAGGTATGGGTTAGTGTGGGCCTGAAAACCTTTATAATGAGGGAGCTGAATTTGGGTCCAGCGAAATGTCACGTCTACACCAAACTCAGGTCAATGCCCCATAAACACCAAACTCAAATAAGAGTTGTGTccccttgataaaattttcttgcTCTACTGGTGTCACGCTTGTCAAGTAACatgatttgtttatttaataaagtTGTAGTATAGCTGAGCATGCTAGTAGATGAGCCAAAATCGGCCAGCTTGATCACTGATCGATTAAGATTGAATAGGCTTACGCTCAATTGCTCAAACCTAGCCAGGGGCAAAGCCAAGGGGAAGTCCGCATGTGCCTTAGCCCGACCtcaaattcttttaaaaaaaaattacatgtaaattttaaaaaaaatatttgtcttatataaaaaaattgaaaaatgaatcaaaatttaaaaactttaattgaactcccctcataaaaaatttctttctagctccgcccctggaCCTAACCCAGCCTAGTGGTTAGATGCAATTCGGCTAAGATTTGGGTTCAAATAGAGCTTAAGCATATGTTTTCATTCCGTGCATGTGCACCTGTGCATAATATTTCGTATTTTATGTTAATATTAGTgagttttcatggaaacaaattGATTATGTTGTTAAACAAATATGGGCTTCGCATCAACCTTTTTTGTATATATGCTCTTGAAAGAACTAATCAagattttgcttttctttttctttgaactgAAATAATGTTAAACATGTCATCAACAGTCTCCTCAGAGGAGTAGCGCACGCAAGAATCAAACTTTGATCAGCCTGACCAGCTACTCTACAACCTTCAGAAAGTTTATCTTTTGGATACATTGGCCAACTAACCTGCAACTTATGAATGAGAATTTACGTTAGAACTGCAGGATGAGTTTTGATGTTAAGACGAGCTAAATAAGGGGAGTGCAAAAAGTTGAAGTAGAGGTAATCTCCAATTTTTAATCCACCAGTAACTGAACCCATCGCAGGATCCGAGTATAGTGCTATAGCTTTGCCTTCTGTGTCCACAGCCAACACCCCACTGCTAGATTGAACTTTAGGTAGCATGCCAAGCTTTGTCATGAACATCGACACGCTCCTCAGCAACGGAGATCGCATCAATCTATCGAAGGTCGCATCTCGAACCTGACCGTAAACAAATTTGAACGATGAGAAACAACTGCTGCAGTATTTGAACAATATTTCATATCCgatatccatacattttgaaagttggttctTAGTATTATGAATAATGCGGTTCAGGTTTACTTGTGTATCTAAAAGTTCAACACAGATATAaacttaaaaatcagattcaaatcggcttcaaattgtgaaatctaaaagttggattcggatatgatatCAGACTTTTCTCCCCCTTTGTattgagatttggatttgaacccgaattatgtgattcattgacatctttCTTCTCAAATGtcctaaaaatgataaaaatcaaACAAGCTGTAAAGGGATGCGTTTAGGAATTTACCGCAGCCATGCCGATCCAAAAGGTGCCATCACCATCGTATCGAACATTGTCTGGTGCTCCTGGCATGTTCTCCATGAATGACTCCcatgttcctttcttctccCCTTCAATGTGGTACTTCTTGCAGCTTGCCCTGCAAAACAAGTCCTCCAAATAGTGAGTATCACCAAGTTTTCGCCTTGCTCGTGCACTGGGATGttcttttgatttctttgaacaacaacaaaagagaaGTGATCAGATCTATGTAGTGGAAGTTTACCACCATTTTGATCACGCAACCAAACCTATAAAACTGTgttagtatttcatgaatctaacgCTATTGGAAAGATTGATGCAAGTTTACTACCATTTTGATCAGGCAACCAAACCCAGAAAGCTGTgttagtatttcatgaatctatagCAAAGTTTGATGCAGAAGAATATGTtcaagaagaatatgatgcaCAGCAAGCTCTTACAATGGAGATTCACAGAAGACGAGGAAGTCGAGGCCCGGAGCAATAGCGACGCCGTTCGGAAAGTAGAGGCCTTCCATGAGCACTTTGGTCTGTCTGGTGACGGGATCGAAGCTCAGGAGCCTCCCATGGGGGCGGCCGCCGAGCAAGTCCATTGCGTACTCCTCCAGCTGGTACTTGTAGCTGGCATCTGTGAAGTAGATGGTGCCATCCCTCCCCACATCCACTCCATCTGCTAGCCCAAACTTCATTCCATCAGCTTCATCTGTCAACACCTCTACATCTCCTCCTTCCTTCACCTTCAGCAGGCCCTGCGTTTCCCTCCACTGTCAATTTCTTTTTACTTGATGTTTTTACTGGTGAGAGTTTACTTTCATCCCACAGAAATAATGCTAAGCAGCaaatttaatttagagaacAAAGAAACTCTGCTTGTTTCAACTGAAATGACTTGTAAACACCACCAAGTTGACAGAACATCGTGAGCATCTTATTATAAACTCAGACTTCCTAATTCGCTAATGAATAACAATGTAACAAGTATGGGATAACCATATGCAGGAACCAAGATTATTGTCTACTTCAAAACTTTGATCGATAGCAACTAAACAATTGCTTGTCAATTTAGTTATTTCCAAACCAATTTCAAGTGATATTACCCCTAGAGATTCTGTCTGAAAAACAGTAAACGAGGTCCTCCTAGTTCACACTTTACATCAATAGATGATAACAACGTTGCCTATTTTAGGTGACTAGCTCGATCGGTGATTTTGATCGTAATGAACCGAGTTTGGATGCTAACTGCTTTAAGGTGTAAAAGTTCATATTCATTATTAAattcttaatcattttttactttttttttctcatgaaaattttcattaggCACTTGAAAGAGATAGTAGTCCAATCATTTGTAAATACATTCTCACCATGAATTTATAGACCTCCATAGACCTATGGAAAATCTTATAATTTCTactgagaaacaaaaagaaagagagggaagagaaaTAACATGTTGATAAATACAAGCTAATCAAGTAATGTTAGGTTCATAATTTCTTTCATTGTTGACAAATCATAACTAAGTTGGTGTTGTTCCATGATGAGTAGAGAGCAGTAGATTACACAACATAACATGATTATAATAAAAATGTACCATAAAAACTTTGACCGGACATGGCGTTGGGTGCCCTTtggtagaaagagaaagagcccCACAAAAGAGAAGCATTGACAAGAAGGGGATCAAAAGTTGTCACCAAAATCCGAAAGAAAAGGCAAGATACCACACCTTGAGAGAGTCGCAAACGATGAGCTCCTTCTGGGGAGTAAAAGCAAGCCCTAGAGGCCGACCACCCACGTAGCTGAAGTTGGTCACCGC
This window of the Nymphaea colorata isolate Beijing-Zhang1983 chromosome 2, ASM883128v2, whole genome shotgun sequence genome carries:
- the LOC116248181 gene encoding protein STRICTOSIDINE SYNTHASE-LIKE 6-like, whose amino-acid sequence is MLEGKRSLWAAALLVVGPLLVAVVLYGPDGDIIAEKLPGYGSPPMVVRRRNERVGEWVERVGEGSLLGPEDLAYDAEEGALYTGCADGWIRKVAAVSGEEGRPLAVTNFSYVGGRPLGLAFTPQKELIVCDSLKGLLKVKEGGDVEVLTDEADGMKFGLADGVDVGRDGTIYFTDASYKYQLEEYAMDLLGGRPHGRLLSFDPVTRQTKVLMEGLYFPNGVAIAPGLDFLVFCESPLASCKKYHIEGEKKGTWESFMENMPGAPDNVRYDGDGTFWIGMAAVRDATFDRLMRSPLLRSVSMFMTKLGMLPKVQSSSGVLAVDTEGKAIALYSDPAMGSVTGGLKIGDYLYFNFLHSPYLARLNIKTHPAVLT